A section of the Saccharopolyspora gregorii genome encodes:
- the nucS gene encoding endonuclease NucS, whose amino-acid sequence MRLVIARCKVDYVGRLTAHLPMAQRLLLVKADGSVSVHSDDRAYKPLNWMSPPCWLIEDPGVWTVQNKAGEKLVISLEEVLHDSKHELGPEPGLVKDGVEAHLQQLLAEHVTTLGDGWSLVRREFPTAIGPVDLMCRDSDGSSVAVEIKRRGEIDGVEQLTRYLELLNRDPLLSPVTGVFAAQQIKPQARTLAEDRGIRCVTLDYDQLRGIEPDEFRLF is encoded by the coding sequence GTGCGTCTTGTCATCGCTCGCTGCAAGGTCGATTACGTCGGCCGCCTCACCGCGCACCTGCCCATGGCGCAGCGCCTGCTGCTGGTGAAGGCGGACGGTTCGGTCTCGGTGCACTCCGACGACCGCGCCTACAAGCCGTTGAACTGGATGAGCCCGCCGTGCTGGCTCATCGAGGATCCCGGCGTGTGGACGGTGCAGAACAAGGCCGGCGAGAAGCTGGTGATCAGCCTCGAAGAGGTGCTGCACGACTCCAAGCACGAGCTCGGCCCGGAACCGGGCCTGGTCAAGGACGGCGTCGAGGCGCACCTGCAGCAGCTGCTGGCCGAGCACGTCACGACGCTCGGCGACGGGTGGTCGCTGGTGCGCCGCGAGTTCCCGACGGCGATCGGTCCGGTGGACCTGATGTGCCGGGATTCGGACGGTTCCAGCGTCGCGGTCGAGATCAAGCGCCGCGGCGAGATCGACGGGGTGGAGCAGCTGACCCGCTACCTGGAGCTGCTGAACCGGGATCCGCTGCTGTCCCCGGTGACGGGCGTGTTCGCCGCGCAGCAGATCAAGCCGCAGGCGCGGACGCTGGCCGAGGACCGCGGCATCCGGTGCGTGACCTTGGACTACGACCAGCTGCGCGGGATCGAGCCGGACGAGTTCCGGCTGTTCTGA
- the murA gene encoding UDP-N-acetylglucosamine 1-carboxyvinyltransferase, with protein sequence MSEHFRVHGGARLVGEVDVVGAKNSVLKLMAAALLAEGTTTITNCPEILDVPLMGDVLRSLGCEVAIEGRTAYITTPAEISHEAVSPSMGKLRASVCVLGPLVARCRKAVVTLPGGDAIGSRPLDMHQSGLRQLGATSHIEHGAVVAEAENLRGAQIWLDFPSVGATENILMAAVLAEGTTMIDNAAREPEIVDLCVMLQQMGAKIEGAGTSTLTVHGVTSLKAVEHRVIGDRIVGATWAFAAVATQGDIKVRGVDPHHVNLVLEKLRSAGAEVVVGDEEFRVVADRRPLAVDYVTLPYPGFATDLQPMALALSAVADGTSMITENLFESRFRFIEELVRMGADARTDGHHAVVRGLERLSSAPVWASDIRAGVGLVLAGLCADGVTEVWDVFHIDRGYPNFVENLRSLGAYIERVTD encoded by the coding sequence GTGAGTGAGCACTTCCGCGTGCACGGCGGGGCGCGCCTCGTCGGCGAAGTCGATGTGGTCGGCGCGAAGAACAGCGTGCTGAAGCTGATGGCGGCCGCGTTGCTGGCCGAGGGCACGACGACGATCACCAACTGCCCGGAGATCCTGGACGTCCCGCTGATGGGCGACGTGCTGCGCAGCCTGGGCTGCGAGGTCGCCATCGAGGGCCGCACCGCGTACATCACGACGCCCGCGGAGATCAGCCACGAGGCGGTGTCGCCGTCGATGGGCAAGCTGCGCGCCTCGGTGTGCGTGCTGGGCCCGCTGGTGGCGCGGTGCCGCAAGGCCGTGGTGACGTTGCCGGGCGGCGACGCGATCGGTTCGCGTCCGCTGGACATGCACCAGAGCGGGCTGCGGCAGCTCGGCGCGACCAGCCACATCGAGCACGGCGCGGTGGTGGCGGAGGCGGAGAACCTGCGCGGCGCCCAGATCTGGCTGGACTTCCCGAGCGTGGGCGCCACGGAGAACATCCTGATGGCCGCGGTCCTCGCCGAAGGCACCACGATGATCGACAACGCGGCGCGGGAGCCGGAGATCGTCGACCTGTGCGTGATGCTCCAGCAGATGGGCGCGAAGATCGAGGGCGCGGGCACCTCGACGCTCACCGTGCACGGGGTGACCTCGCTGAAGGCGGTGGAGCACCGCGTCATCGGCGACCGCATCGTCGGCGCCACCTGGGCGTTCGCCGCGGTGGCCACCCAGGGCGACATCAAGGTGCGCGGAGTGGATCCGCACCACGTGAACCTGGTGCTGGAGAAGCTGCGCAGCGCGGGCGCCGAGGTCGTGGTGGGCGATGAGGAGTTCCGCGTGGTCGCGGACCGCCGCCCGCTGGCCGTGGACTACGTGACGCTGCCGTACCCGGGGTTCGCGACGGACCTGCAGCCGATGGCGCTGGCGCTGTCGGCGGTGGCCGACGGCACGTCGATGATCACGGAGAACCTGTTCGAGTCCCGCTTCCGGTTCATCGAGGAACTGGTGCGGATGGGCGCGGACGCGCGCACCGACGGGCACCACGCGGTGGTGCGCGGGTTGGAGCGGCTCTCCAGCGCCCCGGTGTGGGCGTCGGACATCCGCGCCGGGGTCGGCCTGGTGCTGGCCGGGTTGTGCGCGGACGGCGTGACCGAGGTGTGGGACGTGTTCCACATCGACCGGGGTTACCCGAACTTCGTGGAGAACCTGCGCAGCCTGGGCGCCTACATCGAGCGCGTCACGGACTGA
- a CDS encoding LysE family translocator, whose product MPAQLVPFVLFVIVVTLAPGPDMALGLRNSIRGGSTGMWWTGLGCCAGLLVHAAISVAGLSALLAASAVAYTALKLGGAAYLVWLGATTLWKSIRNRHEAPAAALPEPQPVAGGLTRRAAFRQGLVSNVLNPKIILLFLTLLPQFISPGEPRALTSMILTVAFLAVALVYWRLASWLVGGLRELLSRRKVKLALERATGTVMIALGLRVAFESG is encoded by the coding sequence GTGCCCGCTCAACTCGTGCCCTTCGTGCTGTTCGTGATCGTGGTGACCCTCGCCCCCGGGCCGGACATGGCGCTCGGGCTGCGCAACAGCATCCGCGGCGGCTCGACCGGGATGTGGTGGACCGGGCTCGGCTGCTGCGCCGGTCTGCTGGTGCACGCGGCGATCTCGGTGGCGGGGCTCTCCGCGCTGCTGGCGGCCTCCGCCGTCGCCTACACGGCGCTCAAGCTCGGCGGCGCCGCCTACCTGGTGTGGCTCGGCGCGACGACGCTGTGGAAGAGCATCCGCAACCGGCACGAGGCGCCCGCGGCGGCGCTGCCGGAACCGCAGCCGGTCGCCGGGGGGCTGACGCGGCGCGCGGCGTTCCGGCAAGGCCTGGTGAGCAACGTGCTCAACCCGAAGATCATCCTGCTGTTCCTGACGCTGCTGCCGCAGTTCATCTCGCCCGGCGAACCGCGCGCGCTCACCTCGATGATCCTCACCGTGGCGTTCCTGGCCGTGGCGCTGGTGTACTGGCGGCTGGCGTCCTGGCTGGTCGGCGGCCTGCGCGAACTGCTCAGCCGCCGGAAGGTGAAGCTCGCGCTGGAACGCGCCACCGGCACCGTGATGATCGCCCTGGGCCTCCGGGTGGCCTTCGAGAGCGGCTGA
- the dhaM gene encoding dihydroxyacetone kinase phosphoryl donor subunit DhaM yields MGVGLVVVSHSERLAAGVAELAAQMAPDVVVLPAGGLAGGALGTDFDKVSAALSDADSGSGVVLLYDLGSAQMTAELAVETLGDPTRAIVADAPLVEGAVAAAVEAQGGKDLDAVARAAVAAGVGSDIEQAAPAGETITEELELRNEVGLHARPAALLARSLAGLQADVRVRLGDAEADAASVLGLMGLGARKGDRVTLVASGADAGEAVRRVLELVEGNFGE; encoded by the coding sequence ATGGGTGTCGGACTTGTCGTCGTGTCGCACAGCGAGCGGCTCGCCGCGGGGGTGGCGGAGCTGGCCGCGCAGATGGCGCCGGACGTGGTGGTGCTGCCCGCGGGCGGGCTGGCCGGGGGTGCTCTCGGCACCGACTTCGACAAGGTGTCCGCGGCGCTCTCGGACGCCGACTCGGGTTCCGGGGTGGTGCTGCTCTACGACCTGGGCAGCGCGCAGATGACGGCGGAGCTGGCGGTGGAGACGCTGGGCGACCCGACCCGGGCCATCGTCGCCGACGCCCCGCTGGTGGAGGGCGCGGTGGCCGCGGCCGTGGAGGCGCAGGGTGGCAAGGACCTGGACGCGGTGGCGCGCGCCGCGGTCGCCGCCGGGGTCGGGTCGGACATCGAGCAGGCCGCTCCGGCCGGGGAGACGATCACCGAGGAGCTGGAGCTGCGCAACGAGGTCGGGTTGCACGCCCGCCCGGCGGCGTTGCTGGCCCGCAGCCTCGCCGGGTTGCAGGCGGACGTGCGGGTGCGGCTCGGCGACGCGGAGGCCGATGCGGCGAGCGTGCTGGGGCTGATGGGGCTCGGTGCCCGCAAGGGCGACCGGGTGACCCTCGTCGCCAGCGGCGCCGACGCCGGGGAGGCGGTGCGGCGCGTGCTGGAGTTGGTGGAGGGCAACTTCGGCGAGTGA
- a CDS encoding NUDIX domain-containing protein — MRTTSSREVYANAWMTVREDGIRRPDGSDGIYGVVDKPDYALIIPLDGDRIHLVEQFRYPLGQRRWEFPQGTAPDRAEVETAELAARELREETGLRAERLTELGRLDVAPGMSSQRGRAYLATGLTAGEHEREPEEQDMRAAWFERAEFERMIRGGAVTDAQSVAAYQLLCLHERGV, encoded by the coding sequence ATGCGCACGACGAGCAGCCGCGAGGTGTACGCCAACGCGTGGATGACCGTCCGGGAGGACGGCATCCGCCGCCCCGACGGGTCCGACGGCATCTACGGCGTGGTGGACAAACCCGACTACGCGTTGATCATCCCGCTGGACGGCGACCGGATTCACCTGGTCGAGCAGTTCCGCTACCCGCTCGGGCAACGCCGCTGGGAATTCCCGCAGGGCACCGCGCCCGACCGCGCCGAAGTGGAGACCGCCGAACTCGCCGCCCGCGAACTGCGCGAGGAGACGGGCCTGCGCGCCGAGCGGCTCACCGAGCTGGGACGCCTGGACGTGGCGCCGGGCATGTCCAGCCAGCGCGGTCGCGCATACCTGGCGACCGGGCTCACCGCGGGCGAGCACGAACGGGAACCGGAGGAGCAGGACATGCGGGCGGCGTGGTTCGAACGCGCCGAGTTCGAGCGGATGATCCGCGGCGGCGCGGTCACCGACGCCCAGTCCGTCGCCGCCTACCAGCTGCTCTGCTTGCACGAACGGGGTGTTTGA
- a CDS encoding sodium:solute symporter family protein, whose translation MDVLAQEELRLDASAVDYVLLALYFAFVLGIGYLARRSVSTSLDFFLSGRALPAWVTGLAFIAANLGAIEIIGMSANGAEYGMPTMHYFWVGAVPAMLFLGIVMMPFYYGSKVRSVPEFMLRRFGKPAHLVNGISFAVAQVLIAGVNLYLLASIVNVLLGWPLWVSVLVAAAIVLTYTALGGLSAAIYNEVLQFFVIVAALLPLTLVGLHKVGGWNGLVEKISASPGGPEQLSAWPGTELTGFTNSFLSVLGIVFGLGFVLAFGYWTTNFVEVQRAMASKSMSAAQRTPIIGAFPKLLIPFIVIIPGMIAGVAVQELVAYKATETGSVDYNDAILLLMRDLLPNGILGVALAGLLASFMAGMAANLSSFNTVFTYDIWQAYIAKDRPDQYYLKMGRWVTVGATVIAVGTAFIASGYSNLMDYLQQLFSFFNAPLFATFILGMFWKRMTPTAGWLGLVLGTVSAVAVFGLSEAGVLDLPGQGASFVGAGAAFVVDIVVSVLVSVVTRPKPEAELVGLVYSLTPRTKLQASNSGEDAGWYRKPGLMAGIVLVITIVLNIVFG comes from the coding sequence GTGGACGTGCTAGCCCAAGAAGAGTTGCGGCTCGATGCCAGTGCGGTCGACTACGTGCTGCTCGCGCTGTACTTCGCGTTCGTGCTCGGAATCGGCTATCTCGCCCGGCGCTCGGTCTCCACGAGCTTGGACTTCTTCCTGTCCGGGCGCGCGCTGCCGGCGTGGGTGACGGGGTTGGCCTTCATCGCCGCCAACCTGGGCGCGATCGAGATCATCGGCATGTCGGCGAACGGCGCCGAGTACGGCATGCCGACCATGCACTACTTCTGGGTCGGTGCGGTCCCGGCGATGCTGTTCCTCGGCATCGTGATGATGCCGTTCTACTACGGCTCGAAGGTCCGCAGCGTTCCCGAGTTCATGCTGCGCCGGTTCGGCAAGCCCGCCCACCTGGTCAACGGCATCAGCTTCGCCGTCGCCCAGGTGCTCATCGCGGGCGTCAACCTGTACCTGCTGGCGAGCATCGTGAACGTGCTGCTGGGCTGGCCGCTGTGGGTCTCCGTGCTGGTGGCCGCCGCGATCGTGCTCACCTACACCGCGCTCGGCGGGCTGTCGGCGGCGATCTACAACGAGGTGCTGCAGTTCTTCGTGATCGTCGCGGCGCTGCTGCCGCTGACCCTGGTCGGCCTGCACAAGGTCGGCGGCTGGAACGGCCTGGTCGAGAAGATCAGCGCCAGCCCGGGCGGGCCCGAGCAGCTCTCGGCGTGGCCGGGTACCGAGCTCACCGGCTTCACCAACAGCTTCCTGAGCGTGCTGGGCATCGTGTTCGGCCTCGGCTTCGTGCTGGCCTTCGGCTACTGGACGACGAACTTCGTCGAGGTGCAGCGCGCCATGGCCTCCAAGAGCATGTCCGCTGCCCAGCGCACCCCGATCATCGGTGCCTTCCCTAAGCTGCTGATCCCGTTCATCGTCATCATCCCCGGCATGATCGCCGGCGTCGCGGTGCAGGAACTCGTCGCCTACAAGGCGACCGAGACCGGCAGCGTGGACTACAACGACGCGATCCTGCTGCTGATGCGCGACCTGCTGCCCAACGGCATCCTCGGCGTGGCGCTGGCCGGTCTGCTCGCCTCGTTCATGGCGGGCATGGCGGCGAACCTGAGCTCGTTCAACACGGTCTTCACCTACGACATCTGGCAGGCGTACATCGCCAAGGACCGGCCGGACCAGTACTACCTGAAGATGGGTCGCTGGGTCACCGTCGGTGCCACCGTGATCGCCGTCGGCACCGCGTTCATCGCCTCCGGTTACTCCAACCTGATGGACTACCTGCAGCAGCTGTTCTCGTTCTTCAACGCGCCGCTGTTCGCCACGTTCATCCTGGGCATGTTCTGGAAGCGGATGACCCCGACCGCGGGCTGGCTCGGCCTGGTGCTGGGTACCGTCTCCGCGGTCGCGGTGTTCGGCCTCTCCGAGGCCGGGGTGCTGGACCTGCCGGGCCAGGGCGCCAGCTTCGTCGGTGCCGGTGCCGCGTTCGTCGTCGACATCGTGGTCAGCGTGCTGGTGAGCGTGGTGACCCGTCCGAAGCCCGAAGCCGAGCTGGTCGGTCTGGTGTACTCGCTCACGCCGCGGACCAAGCTCCAGGCCTCGAACTCGGGTGAGGACGCGGGCTGGTACCGCAAGCCCGGCTTGATGGCGGGCATCGTCCTGGTGATCACCATCGTGCTCAACATCGTCTTCGGCTGA
- a CDS encoding amino acid permease, producing MSYAQLFTRVKPVERLADDGSHTALHRTLGLVPLIALSVGATLGTGIFVVLAEAAPAAGPAVVVSFVLAGLAALCSALSYAELAGSVPVSGSAYSYAYATLGELVAWICGWCLLLEYGVSVAAVAVGWGGYLNEFLRGTIGVTLPDALSAPPGEGGVVNVPAVIVVLLATAVLLRGVRESAAVTTATTLLKIGVLVFFVCVALTAFRSDNLTPFAPAGIAGISAGASAVFFSFIGFDAASTAGEEARNPKRDLPRAIMISLAIVTLVYVVVAFAAVGAVGTDVLGGSDASLATALEIVTGQGWPAVLLAFGAVVAIASVVLTVLYGQTRILVSMSRDGLMPAKLSAVNRRAVPAHNTMIVGLLVAALAAVVPLSRLADATSIGTLVAFGVVNIGVIVLRRRKPDLERSFRTPLMPWVPLLGVALCAYLILGLDRITWLVFAIWMAAGLAVYLGYGLRRSKLNEAG from the coding sequence GTGTCGTACGCCCAGCTGTTCACCCGAGTCAAACCGGTCGAGCGCCTCGCCGACGACGGCTCGCACACCGCGCTGCACCGCACGCTCGGACTCGTGCCGCTCATCGCGCTGTCCGTCGGCGCCACCCTCGGCACCGGCATCTTCGTGGTGCTCGCCGAAGCCGCGCCCGCCGCGGGCCCGGCCGTCGTCGTGTCGTTCGTGCTGGCCGGTCTCGCCGCGCTCTGCTCCGCGCTGTCCTACGCCGAACTGGCGGGCAGCGTGCCCGTCTCCGGATCGGCCTACTCCTACGCCTACGCCACGCTCGGCGAACTCGTCGCCTGGATCTGCGGCTGGTGCCTGCTGCTGGAGTACGGCGTCTCGGTGGCCGCGGTCGCCGTCGGCTGGGGCGGCTACCTCAACGAGTTCCTGCGCGGCACCATCGGGGTCACCCTGCCCGACGCGCTGTCCGCGCCCCCCGGCGAAGGCGGGGTCGTCAACGTACCCGCCGTCATCGTGGTGCTGCTGGCCACGGCCGTGCTGCTGCGGGGGGTGCGGGAGAGCGCCGCCGTCACCACCGCCACCACGCTGCTCAAGATCGGTGTGCTGGTGTTCTTCGTCTGCGTGGCGCTCACCGCGTTCCGCTCCGACAACCTCACCCCGTTCGCGCCCGCCGGCATCGCCGGGATCTCCGCGGGGGCGTCCGCGGTGTTCTTCTCGTTCATCGGCTTCGACGCCGCCTCCACCGCGGGCGAGGAGGCGCGCAACCCGAAGCGGGACCTGCCGCGAGCCATCATGATCTCGCTGGCGATCGTCACCCTCGTCTACGTCGTCGTCGCGTTCGCCGCCGTCGGTGCCGTCGGCACCGACGTGCTCGGCGGCTCGGACGCCTCGCTGGCCACCGCGCTGGAGATCGTCACCGGGCAGGGCTGGCCCGCGGTGCTGCTCGCCTTCGGCGCCGTCGTCGCCATCGCCTCCGTGGTGCTCACCGTGCTGTACGGGCAGACCCGGATCCTGGTGTCGATGTCCCGGGACGGGCTGATGCCCGCCAAGCTGTCCGCGGTCAACCGCCGGGCCGTGCCCGCGCACAACACCATGATCGTCGGACTGCTGGTGGCCGCCCTCGCCGCCGTGGTACCGCTGAGCAGGCTCGCCGACGCCACCAGCATCGGGACGCTGGTCGCGTTCGGCGTCGTCAACATCGGCGTCATCGTGCTGCGCCGGCGCAAACCCGACCTGGAGCGGTCCTTCCGCACCCCGCTGATGCCGTGGGTGCCGCTGCTCGGGGTCGCGCTGTGCGCCTACCTGATCCTCGGGCTGGACCGGATCACCTGGCTGGTCTTCGCGATCTGGATGGCGGCGGGGCTGGCCGTGTACCTCGGGTACGGGCTGCGGCGGTCGAAGCTCAACGAGGCCGGGTGA
- the dhaK gene encoding dihydroxyacetone kinase subunit DhaK — protein sequence MKKIINDPAAVVGDALRGMAAAHPELLRVRTDPALIVRADAPLAGRVALISGGGSGHEPLHGGFVGRGMLTAAVPGAVFTSPTPDAVQAAIAETEAGAGALLLVKNYTGDVLNFETAAELAGLEGTDVRAVIVDDDVAVKDSTHTAGRRGVGGTVLVEKIVGAAVERGVDLAGCEAIARRVVGRVRSMGVALTGPTVPHAGSPSFTLGDDEVEIGIGIHGEPGRERIPMEDADGLVARLLEPILADLPFEAGDEVLLFTNSMGATPLIELYLAHGVAERLLAERGVRVRRRLVGPYTTSLDMQGMSLTLLKLDDELTELWDDPVRTAALHW from the coding sequence GTGAAGAAGATCATCAACGATCCGGCCGCGGTGGTCGGCGACGCGCTGCGCGGCATGGCCGCCGCGCACCCGGAGCTGCTGCGGGTGCGCACCGATCCGGCGTTGATCGTGCGCGCCGACGCGCCGCTGGCGGGCCGGGTGGCGTTGATCTCGGGTGGTGGTTCGGGCCACGAGCCGCTGCACGGCGGTTTCGTGGGGCGGGGCATGCTCACGGCGGCGGTGCCGGGCGCGGTGTTCACCTCGCCGACGCCGGACGCGGTGCAGGCGGCGATCGCCGAGACCGAGGCGGGCGCGGGTGCGCTGCTGCTGGTGAAGAACTACACGGGTGACGTGCTGAACTTCGAGACGGCGGCGGAGCTGGCGGGCCTGGAGGGCACCGACGTCCGCGCGGTGATCGTCGACGACGACGTGGCGGTGAAGGACTCCACGCACACCGCGGGCCGCCGCGGCGTGGGCGGCACCGTCCTGGTGGAGAAGATCGTCGGCGCGGCGGTGGAGCGCGGCGTGGACCTGGCGGGTTGCGAGGCGATCGCCCGGCGCGTGGTGGGGCGGGTGCGGTCGATGGGCGTGGCGCTGACCGGGCCGACCGTTCCGCACGCGGGCTCCCCGAGCTTCACGCTCGGCGACGACGAGGTGGAGATCGGCATCGGCATCCACGGGGAGCCGGGCCGGGAACGCATCCCGATGGAGGACGCGGACGGCCTGGTCGCGAGGCTGCTGGAGCCGATCTTGGCGGACCTGCCGTTCGAGGCGGGCGACGAGGTCCTGCTGTTCACGAATTCGATGGGCGCGACGCCGCTGATCGAGCTGTACCTGGCGCACGGCGTCGCGGAGCGGCTGTTGGCGGAGCGGGGCGTGCGGGTGCGCCGCAGGCTGGTCGGCCCGTACACGACGAGCCTGGACATGCAGGGCATGAGCCTGACGTTGCTGAAGCTGGACGACGAGCTCACCGAGCTGTGGGACGACCCGGTGCGCACGGCCGCACTGCACTGGTGA
- a CDS encoding aldehyde dehydrogenase family protein, whose protein sequence is MTRTASGEAEPMAAASSAQTTFDSLDPRTGEVVGRYPLHDATEVNEIVESARVAGRWWAELGFAERKKRLDQWRALLVRGIDELAGVICSETGKPLDDARLELVLVIDHLHWAANKAEKVLRRRKVGSGVLMANQAATVEYVPFGVVGVIGPWNYPAFTPMGSIAYALAAGNSVVFKPSELTPGVGRWLVDSFAEVVPEHPVLALTTGFGETGAALCASGVDKVAFTGSTATGKRVMAACSETLTPVLVECGGKDALIVDSDADLKAAAEAAVWGGMSNAGQTCIGVERVFVVEAVADRFLELVAERAKKLRPGGEPGADLGPITMPSQVEVIRRHVDEALDGGARAVVGGKDSVRPPFVEPVVLVDVPAGSAAAVDETFGPTLVVERVRDADEGVERANQGNYGLGGTVFSRSRGVELGRKLRAGMVAVNSVIAFAAVPALPFGGVGDSGFGRIHGEDGLREFARPQSMTRTKFRIPLNPMSFARSKGTVRAVVRLIRLTRGR, encoded by the coding sequence ATGACCCGGACCGCCAGCGGCGAGGCCGAGCCGATGGCCGCAGCGAGCTCAGCGCAGACCACGTTCGACTCGCTCGACCCGCGTACCGGCGAAGTCGTGGGCCGGTACCCGCTGCACGACGCCACCGAGGTCAACGAGATCGTCGAATCCGCCCGGGTCGCCGGGCGGTGGTGGGCGGAGCTCGGCTTCGCGGAGCGCAAGAAACGATTGGACCAGTGGCGCGCCCTGCTGGTGCGCGGCATCGACGAGCTGGCCGGGGTGATCTGTTCGGAGACCGGCAAACCGCTCGACGACGCCCGGCTCGAACTGGTCCTGGTGATCGACCACCTGCACTGGGCGGCGAACAAGGCTGAGAAGGTCTTGCGCCGGCGCAAGGTGGGGTCCGGCGTGCTGATGGCCAACCAGGCCGCCACCGTCGAGTACGTGCCGTTCGGGGTCGTCGGCGTGATCGGCCCGTGGAACTACCCGGCGTTCACTCCGATGGGATCGATCGCCTACGCGCTCGCGGCGGGCAACTCGGTGGTGTTCAAGCCCAGCGAACTCACCCCCGGCGTCGGTCGCTGGTTGGTGGACAGCTTCGCCGAGGTCGTACCGGAGCACCCCGTGCTGGCCCTCACCACCGGATTCGGCGAGACCGGTGCCGCGCTGTGCGCGTCCGGCGTCGACAAGGTGGCGTTCACCGGCTCCACGGCCACCGGCAAGCGCGTGATGGCGGCCTGCTCGGAGACGTTGACCCCGGTGCTGGTCGAGTGCGGCGGCAAGGACGCGCTCATCGTCGACTCCGACGCCGACCTCAAGGCCGCCGCGGAAGCCGCCGTCTGGGGCGGCATGTCCAACGCCGGGCAGACCTGCATCGGCGTGGAGCGGGTGTTCGTGGTCGAGGCCGTCGCGGACCGGTTCCTCGAACTCGTCGCCGAACGCGCCAAGAAGCTGCGGCCCGGCGGTGAGCCGGGTGCCGACCTGGGGCCGATCACCATGCCCTCCCAGGTCGAGGTCATCCGCAGGCACGTCGACGAAGCGCTCGACGGGGGCGCGCGGGCCGTCGTCGGTGGCAAGGACTCGGTGCGGCCCCCGTTCGTGGAACCGGTGGTGCTCGTCGACGTCCCGGCCGGCTCGGCGGCGGCGGTCGACGAGACCTTCGGCCCGACCCTCGTCGTGGAACGCGTGCGCGACGCGGACGAAGGCGTCGAGCGCGCCAACCAGGGGAACTACGGCCTCGGCGGCACCGTGTTCTCGCGGTCCCGCGGGGTGGAGCTGGGGCGGAAGCTGCGGGCCGGGATGGTCGCGGTCAACTCGGTCATCGCGTTCGCCGCGGTTCCCGCGCTGCCCTTCGGCGGCGTGGGCGACTCCGGGTTCGGGCGCATCCACGGCGAGGACGGGCTGCGCGAGTTCGCCCGCCCGCAGTCGATGACCCGCACCAAGTTCCGCATCCCGCTGAACCCGATGAGCTTCGCCCGCTCGAAGGGCACGGTGCGCGCGGTCGTGCGGCTGATCCGCCTCACCCGCGGGCGCTGA
- the dhaL gene encoding dihydroxyacetone kinase subunit DhaL → MGCTAQDVIAALRAGAAVVADHRDELVELDRVIGDADHGENMDRGFRAVASKLDTAAPETPGAVLKQVATTLISTVGGASGPLYGTAFLRAASAVGDATELDGMAVAAALQSGLEGVVARGRAEPGDKTMVDALVPAVDAATAAAAEGAGPDRVLAVAAAAARTGAESTEPLVARKGRASYLGERSAGHVDPGARSTALLLSAFAESRS, encoded by the coding sequence ATGGGTTGCACGGCACAGGACGTGATCGCCGCGCTGCGGGCGGGCGCGGCGGTGGTCGCCGATCACCGGGACGAGCTGGTGGAGCTGGACCGGGTGATCGGCGACGCGGACCACGGCGAGAACATGGACCGCGGGTTCCGCGCGGTCGCTTCGAAGCTGGACACGGCGGCGCCGGAGACGCCGGGCGCGGTGCTCAAGCAGGTCGCCACCACGTTGATCTCCACGGTCGGCGGGGCGTCCGGTCCGCTGTACGGCACGGCGTTCCTGCGGGCGGCGTCCGCGGTGGGCGACGCGACCGAGCTGGACGGCATGGCGGTCGCGGCGGCCCTGCAGTCCGGGTTGGAGGGCGTGGTGGCCCGCGGCAGGGCCGAGCCGGGGGACAAGACGATGGTGGACGCGCTGGTCCCGGCGGTGGACGCGGCGACGGCCGCCGCCGCGGAAGGCGCGGGTCCGGACCGGGTGCTGGCGGTGGCCGCGGCCGCCGCGCGCACGGGTGCGGAGTCCACCGAACCGCTCGTCGCCCGCAAGGGCCGGGCGTCCTACCTGGGGGAGCGCAGCGCGGGGCACGTCGACCCGGGCGCCCGTTCGACCGCGCTGCTGTTGTCCGCGTTCGCCGAATCGAGGTCGTGA